From the Flavobacterium galactosidilyticum genome, one window contains:
- a CDS encoding M28 family metallopeptidase has product MKKIPLLSLFAILTISCTSQKISVSQVDPTKYMNTITADELKTHLYIVASDEMEGRETGSAGQKKAGVYLINQYKKDGISFPAAASDFYQKVPAAFLNAKRNENLPDSENIWAYIEGSEKPNEVLVISAHYDHVGMKNGNIYNGADDDGSGTVALLEIAQAFQKAKKAGHGPKRSILFLHVTGEEHGLHGSRYYSENPLFPLANTIANINIDMIGRRDVAHADSNNYVYVIGADRLSSDLDKICAEANAKYTKINLDYKFNDPKDPNHFYERSDHYNFAKNGIPSVFFFNGVHADYHKHTDTPDKIEYDALTKRTQFAFVTAWELANRDNRPVVDKK; this is encoded by the coding sequence ATGAAAAAAATCCCTTTATTAAGCCTGTTCGCAATTTTAACAATAAGTTGTACCTCTCAAAAAATAAGCGTCAGTCAAGTTGACCCTACAAAATACATGAATACCATTACGGCTGACGAACTAAAAACACACCTTTACATCGTAGCTTCAGATGAAATGGAAGGACGCGAAACGGGTTCTGCTGGACAGAAAAAAGCGGGCGTTTATCTTATCAATCAATATAAAAAAGATGGCATCTCCTTCCCTGCTGCTGCTTCAGATTTTTACCAAAAAGTTCCAGCGGCTTTCCTGAATGCAAAACGCAACGAAAACTTACCCGATTCAGAAAATATATGGGCTTATATTGAAGGTTCAGAAAAACCAAATGAAGTCTTAGTAATTTCAGCACATTACGATCACGTAGGTATGAAAAACGGAAACATTTACAACGGTGCTGATGATGATGGTTCAGGAACAGTAGCTTTATTAGAAATTGCGCAAGCCTTTCAAAAAGCAAAAAAAGCAGGACATGGACCAAAACGCTCTATACTATTTCTTCACGTAACTGGCGAAGAACATGGCTTACATGGTTCAAGATACTACTCTGAAAATCCATTATTCCCTTTGGCGAATACGATTGCTAACATCAATATTGATATGATAGGCCGTCGTGATGTGGCTCACGCTGACAGCAATAATTACGTATATGTTATTGGCGCAGACCGTTTATCATCTGATTTAGATAAAATTTGTGCAGAAGCAAACGCTAAATACACTAAAATAAACTTAGACTATAAATTCAATGATCCAAAAGATCCAAACCATTTTTATGAACGTTCAGACCATTATAATTTTGCTAAAAACGGCATTCCATCAGTATTCTTCTTCAACGGAGTGCATGCTGATTACCACAAACACACGGACACTCCGGACAAAATTGAATATGATGCTTTAACTAAAAGAACTCAATTCGCATTTGTAACCGCTTGGGAACTTGCTAACAGAGATAATAGACCTGTTGTAGATAAAAAATAA
- a CDS encoding DUF3667 domain-containing protein, with amino-acid sequence MSKSKIRNDKTCLNCRYVVENRFCPNCGQENTDTRKTFHHLFIHFFEDLTHYENAFWPTIKNLIFKPAALTKEYLSGKRLTYLAPVRLYIFISFITFLIIALFSSQNEPLNYASKKETKISTKNKNFQSHSHKKDSNPSQQIDTVDLEKNFNFGYESVEQLDSIQKNAPKSEKLSDLNYWINKRIQLTKEHNTNKEIIEKFINSYTHNLPKVLFVLMPIFAFLLWLFHSKKRWYYFDHGIFTLHYFSFLLLLLLILFLINTAINSLIESSLLSFFQVIINFIGIGWMLYYFYPAHHRFYGETRWISFLKSSLLFFINFVLILIILSIFAIYTFINLH; translated from the coding sequence ATGTCAAAAAGTAAAATCAGGAATGACAAAACATGCCTCAATTGCAGGTATGTAGTAGAAAATAGATTTTGCCCTAATTGCGGGCAAGAAAATACAGATACTAGGAAAACTTTTCATCACCTATTTATCCATTTTTTTGAGGACTTAACGCATTATGAAAATGCTTTTTGGCCAACTATAAAAAATCTTATATTCAAACCAGCTGCATTAACAAAAGAATACCTTTCTGGGAAACGACTGACCTATTTAGCTCCCGTTCGTCTTTACATCTTCATTAGCTTTATCACCTTTTTAATAATTGCACTTTTTTCGAGTCAAAACGAGCCCTTAAATTACGCTTCCAAAAAGGAAACAAAAATTAGCACAAAAAACAAAAATTTTCAAAGTCATAGCCATAAAAAAGACAGCAACCCGAGCCAGCAAATTGATACTGTTGATCTAGAAAAAAATTTTAATTTTGGATACGAATCTGTAGAACAATTAGACTCTATCCAAAAGAATGCACCGAAGTCAGAAAAACTGTCCGATTTAAATTATTGGATAAACAAACGAATCCAGTTGACTAAAGAACATAATACCAATAAAGAAATTATTGAAAAATTCATAAATTCCTACACCCATAACTTACCCAAAGTTTTATTTGTACTTATGCCAATCTTCGCATTCTTACTATGGTTATTTCATAGCAAGAAACGTTGGTATTACTTTGATCATGGAATATTCACACTCCATTACTTCTCCTTTTTATTATTGCTTTTATTGATCCTATTCCTCATAAATACTGCGATTAATTCTCTTATAGAATCATCTCTCTTATCTTTTTTTCAGGTCATCATTAACTTTATAGGAATTGGATGGATGCTATATTATTTCTATCCAGCACATCATCGCTTTTATGGAGAAACGCGTTGGATATCATTTTTAAAAAGTAGTTTATTATTTTTCATTAACTTCGTTCTAATTCTAATTATATTATCAATCTTTGCCATTTACACATTTATCAATTTACATTAA
- a CDS encoding dienelactone hydrolase family protein, with amino-acid sequence MKKALFTLLGLLFFSSVSFAQLKTVKYTDGNQKLNGLSIAPVKGSKTKPGILILPAWKGIDAHSKRSAEKLSKMGYYAFIADIYGEGNYPTNTQEAGKMAGFYKTNTADYQRRIQLALDQLVKAGANSDNIVVIGYCFGGTGALEAARAGMKTRGVVSFHGGLGRDAARVNNPITTRVLVLHGADDPYVSAAEINTFQQEMRDTKTDWEMIYYADAVHAFTEPEVGNDKSSGAAYNEKAATRSWERMKTFLKDVLK; translated from the coding sequence ACGGTAAAGTACACTGATGGAAATCAAAAACTTAATGGATTGTCAATTGCTCCCGTAAAAGGAAGCAAAACTAAACCTGGAATCTTAATACTTCCTGCCTGGAAAGGAATTGACGCACATTCAAAAAGATCAGCAGAAAAACTTTCAAAAATGGGTTATTATGCATTTATAGCTGACATTTATGGGGAAGGAAACTACCCAACAAATACCCAAGAAGCGGGAAAAATGGCTGGTTTTTACAAAACTAATACCGCTGATTATCAAAGACGAATCCAACTAGCTTTAGACCAATTAGTAAAAGCTGGTGCAAATTCTGATAACATTGTTGTCATAGGATATTGTTTTGGAGGAACAGGAGCGCTTGAAGCAGCTAGAGCTGGCATGAAAACGAGAGGAGTTGTTTCTTTTCACGGTGGTTTAGGTCGCGATGCTGCGAGAGTGAATAATCCAATAACAACTAGGGTTTTAGTTTTACACGGTGCAGACGATCCTTATGTATCTGCTGCCGAAATAAATACTTTTCAACAAGAAATGCGCGATACTAAAACAGATTGGGAAATGATATATTACGCTGATGCCGTTCATGCTTTTACGGAGCCAGAAGTTGGTAACGATAAATCCTCTGGAGCAGCTTACAACGAAAAAGCAGCTACAAGATCTTGGGAACGTATGAAAACTTTCCTGAAAGATGTTTTGAAATAA